A window from Sus scrofa isolate TJ Tabasco breed Duroc chromosome 2, Sscrofa11.1, whole genome shotgun sequence encodes these proteins:
- the LOC100515533 gene encoding LOW QUALITY PROTEIN: oocyte-specific histone RNA stem-loop-binding protein 2 (The sequence of the model RefSeq protein was modified relative to this genomic sequence to represent the inferred CDS: inserted 1 base in 1 codon), whose protein sequence is MEYLPPVWQMLRQDRICFLRKEVCEESLSSRIEMVSVGVSTEPCRARWEVETDKTILQRRQKQIDYGKRTPGYQSFLQQVPKAQRLPGLHPQTPNKNRRYSRRSWDAQIRQWRRALHSWXPPNQPLQAEGWGMENLLEPMDSSPLQPSGNLDGDQKGTQLADLVAPASSLSWICEEDPHHWLYVLADYNYLSQT, encoded by the exons ATGGAATATTTGCCACCGGTGTGGCAAATGTTGAGGCAAGACAG AATCTGCTTCCTCAGAAAGGAGGTGTGTGAAGAATCTTTATCCTCTAGGATAGAGATGGTGAGTGTGGGAGTCAGCACAGAGCCATGCCGTGCCAG GTGGGAGGTGGAGACAGACAAAACTATCCTACAGCGGCGGCAAAAGCAGATAGATTATGGCAAGCGCACACCTGGTTACCAGTCCTTTCTACAGCAGGTTCCCAA GGCACAGCGACTGCCAGGACTTCACCCTCAAACGCCAAACAAGAACAGGAGGTACAGCCGTCGATCCTGGGATGCCCAGATCAGGCAGTGGAGAAGAGCCCTACATTCCT GACCCCCCAACCAGCCTCTGCAGGCTGAGGG GTGGGGAATGGAGAATCTCTTAGAGCCAATGGATTCTTCCCCTTTGCAACCCTCAGGGAATCTGGATGGAGACCAGAAGGGAACCCAG cttgcAGATTTGGtggctcctgcctcctccctttcCTGGATCTGTGAGGAAGATCCCCACCACTGGCTCTACGTTCTAGCTGATTACAATTATCTGTCCCAAACTTGA